One stretch of Halobacillus litoralis DNA includes these proteins:
- a CDS encoding assimilatory sulfite reductase (NADPH) flavoprotein subunit gives MNLEVRNSPFDQEQTEQLNRLLLTMDDRQKIWLSGYLAADLNSASLAVQGQQGEEKESAARQVTLLYGSHTGNCQALAEDYGARLKAKGFETKVLDMDEYKPKNLKNEQDLLILTSTHGDGDPPDNALTFYDFLFSKRAQKLDGVRYAVLALGDSSYEFFCQTGKEIDERLKELGAERIHSRIDCDLDYEENAEAWWNAVLDTLGDTKEHVSPPVEQISAVTDRPTYSKKNPFQAEVLENINLSGRGSNKETRHLEIDLEGSNLNYEPGDSLGIYPNNEEALVDELIEEMEWDPDLSVIVNKDGEVRALREALTSHYEITALTIPLLQKIAVFTDHEEFKQLVASRGKMNAYIYGRDLLDVVRDYGPWNAGAEEFVSILRKIPARLYSIASSFKANPDEVHLTIGTVRYDSNGRIRTGVCSGQCAERTEAGDHLSVFVQKNNNFKLPDDPSLPIIMIGSGTGVAPYRAFLEEREESEAQGRSWLFFGEQHFVTDFLYQVEWQQWLKNGVLTKMDVAFSRDSKEKVYVQHRLLENRKEFYQWLAAGAYVYVCGDEKYMAKDVHNTILQIVKEEGKYSDEEAEEYLKELRKAKRYQRDVY, from the coding sequence TTGAATCTTGAAGTCAGGAACAGTCCTTTTGATCAAGAACAAACGGAACAATTGAACCGTTTGCTTTTGACGATGGATGATCGACAGAAAATATGGTTGAGCGGTTATTTAGCTGCCGACCTGAACTCTGCTTCCCTTGCTGTACAGGGTCAACAAGGAGAAGAAAAAGAGTCGGCTGCCCGGCAGGTAACTTTGTTGTATGGGTCACACACCGGGAACTGTCAGGCACTTGCTGAAGATTATGGAGCCCGGTTAAAAGCAAAAGGCTTTGAAACCAAAGTTTTGGATATGGATGAATACAAACCGAAAAACTTAAAAAATGAACAGGATTTATTGATTTTAACAAGTACTCATGGAGATGGAGACCCACCGGATAATGCGTTGACTTTTTATGATTTCTTATTCAGTAAAAGAGCGCAGAAGTTAGATGGAGTGAGGTATGCTGTCCTTGCTCTTGGTGATAGCTCTTATGAGTTCTTTTGTCAGACAGGGAAAGAAATCGATGAACGGTTGAAGGAACTTGGTGCTGAGCGGATTCATTCACGTATCGATTGTGACCTGGATTATGAAGAAAATGCTGAAGCATGGTGGAATGCAGTGCTTGACACATTAGGCGATACGAAGGAACATGTCTCACCACCGGTTGAACAAATCTCTGCTGTTACAGATCGACCGACGTACTCTAAAAAAAATCCATTCCAAGCCGAGGTGCTGGAGAACATCAATCTCAGCGGGCGCGGCTCCAATAAAGAGACGCGCCATTTGGAGATCGACCTAGAGGGATCGAATCTTAATTATGAGCCGGGGGATAGCCTGGGGATTTATCCGAACAATGAAGAAGCGCTAGTAGATGAGCTGATTGAGGAAATGGAGTGGGACCCTGATTTATCTGTCATTGTAAACAAAGATGGAGAAGTTCGTGCTTTACGGGAAGCTCTGACCTCTCATTACGAGATTACGGCTTTGACCATACCCTTACTACAAAAAATAGCAGTATTCACAGATCATGAAGAATTCAAACAACTGGTGGCTTCCAGGGGAAAAATGAATGCTTATATCTATGGAAGAGACCTGTTGGATGTTGTTAGGGATTATGGACCATGGAATGCGGGGGCTGAGGAGTTTGTCAGTATATTGAGGAAGATTCCGGCAAGGCTTTATTCCATTGCGAGCAGTTTCAAAGCAAACCCTGATGAAGTACATCTGACAATCGGGACAGTAAGGTACGATTCCAATGGCCGGATACGCACGGGAGTCTGTTCAGGCCAATGTGCAGAAAGGACAGAAGCGGGAGATCACCTGTCTGTTTTCGTTCAGAAAAACAACAATTTCAAGCTCCCGGACGATCCATCTCTCCCTATCATCATGATTGGATCAGGAACGGGTGTGGCGCCATATCGAGCCTTCCTTGAAGAGCGAGAAGAGAGTGAGGCGCAGGGAAGGTCCTGGCTTTTCTTCGGCGAGCAGCACTTTGTCACGGATTTTCTTTACCAAGTGGAATGGCAGCAGTGGTTAAAAAATGGGGTCTTAACAAAAATGGATGTCGCTTTCTCCAGAGATTCGAAAGAAAAAGTGTACGTCCAACACCGCTTGCTTGAGAATAGGAAAGAATTTTATCAATGGTTAGCAGCCGGGGCTTATGTCTACGTATGTGGGGATGAAAAATATATGGCCAAAGATGTCCACAACACCATTTTGCAAATTGTCAAAGAAGAAGGGAAATACAGCGACGAAGAAGCAGAGGAGTATCTGAAAGAATTGAGAAAAGCGAAGCGTTACCAAAGAGACGTTTATTAA
- the sdaAB gene encoding L-serine ammonia-lyase, iron-sulfur-dependent subunit beta, giving the protein MKYRSVFDIIGPVMIGPSSSHTAGAARIGRAARHLFGREPKYAHIHLYGSFAKTYKGHGTDVAIIGGLLDYDTYDERISQSLVTARKNGMKIRFHEEDAHTDHPNTARVKIGDDNGELELVGISIGGGKAEITELNGFELRLSGSHPAILLIHNDRYGAIASATAILAKNEINIGRMEVSRKAQGEQALMVIEVDQNIDDSILDELERADHITQVAKISD; this is encoded by the coding sequence ATGAAATATCGTTCAGTATTCGATATTATTGGTCCCGTCATGATTGGACCATCCAGTTCCCACACCGCTGGGGCGGCCAGAATCGGGCGTGCCGCACGCCATTTATTTGGAAGGGAACCAAAATATGCCCATATCCATTTGTATGGTTCCTTTGCGAAAACCTATAAAGGTCACGGAACAGATGTAGCTATAATTGGTGGACTGCTCGACTATGATACGTATGATGAACGCATCAGTCAATCACTTGTTACGGCTAGGAAAAATGGAATGAAGATAAGGTTTCATGAAGAGGATGCTCATACGGATCATCCCAATACAGCAAGAGTTAAAATCGGTGATGATAATGGTGAGCTCGAGTTAGTCGGAATCTCCATCGGGGGAGGGAAAGCAGAAATAACAGAGTTGAACGGTTTTGAACTTCGTTTATCTGGAAGTCACCCGGCAATCCTGCTTATTCACAATGACCGCTATGGTGCGATTGCCTCGGCAACGGCCATTTTAGCAAAAAACGAAATTAATATCGGACGCATGGAAGTATCGCGCAAAGCGCAGGGCGAACAGGCCTTGATGGTCATTGAAGTGGACCAGAATATTGATGATTCCATTCTCGATGAACTAGAGCGAGCGGATCACATTACGCAAGTAGCTAAAATATCGGACTAA
- the acpP gene encoding acyl carrier protein, giving the protein MAETFDRVKQIIVDRLDVDESKVTMEASFKEDLEADSLDVVELVMELEDEFDMEISDEEAEKINTVGDAVNYISSQS; this is encoded by the coding sequence ATGGCAGAAACATTTGATCGTGTAAAACAAATCATCGTCGATCGTCTTGATGTTGATGAGTCTAAAGTGACTATGGAAGCTTCCTTCAAAGAAGATCTAGAAGCAGACTCTCTTGATGTCGTTGAGCTTGTAATGGAGCTTGAAGACGAGTTTGATATGGAAATTTCTGATGAAGAAGCTGAAAAAATCAATACAGTAGGCGACGCTGTGAATTACATAAGCAGCCAGTCGTAA
- a CDS encoding Hsp20/alpha crystallin family protein, with amino-acid sequence MDDKHKQLPDLFDKSFRDIVKAFDSFFDESIKHVHDFFQQTTIPVEVFETDRDVTVEAYLPNVSREQVRIDRSGNQLRIRVDERQLREVKNEEAHYYNRSHSLSQRERVVTLPFAVAETASSASFKGGVLTIVFPKHNSTIKVIDVDDQ; translated from the coding sequence ATGGATGATAAACATAAACAACTGCCGGATTTGTTTGACAAGAGTTTTCGTGACATCGTCAAGGCGTTCGATTCGTTCTTTGACGAATCGATTAAGCACGTCCATGACTTTTTTCAACAGACCACAATCCCTGTAGAAGTGTTCGAAACAGATCGAGATGTCACTGTCGAAGCTTACCTTCCTAACGTGTCGCGGGAGCAAGTACGCATAGATCGATCTGGGAATCAGCTTCGAATCCGCGTAGATGAACGGCAACTACGAGAAGTAAAGAATGAAGAGGCACATTATTACAACCGTTCTCATTCATTAAGTCAAAGAGAACGCGTGGTAACCCTTCCCTTTGCTGTTGCGGAGACAGCAAGCAGTGCTTCCTTTAAAGGTGGCGTTCTTACGATTGTATTTCCAAAGCACAACTCTACAATCAAGGTCATAGATGTAGATGATCAATAA
- the fabG gene encoding 3-oxoacyl-[acyl-carrier-protein] reductase — MLQDQVALVTGASRGIGKAIALELAAQGAKVAVNYAGSEDKAEAVVQEIHEQGGVAIKIQANVSNDEDVKRMVKTVVDEFGRLDILVNNAGITKDNLLMRMKEEEFDSVIDTNLKGVFLCTKGVTRQMMKQKYGRIINVASIVGVSGNPGQANYVAAKAGVIGMTKSNAKELAARNIQVNAVAPGYIATDMTDALTDEQREQMLALIPLKRLGEGQDVARVVRFLASEDAAYMTGQTLHVDGGMVM, encoded by the coding sequence ATGTTACAAGACCAGGTGGCTCTCGTAACAGGAGCATCTCGAGGAATCGGAAAAGCTATTGCTCTTGAACTTGCTGCACAAGGAGCTAAAGTTGCCGTCAACTATGCGGGAAGCGAAGATAAAGCCGAGGCAGTTGTTCAGGAAATTCATGAACAGGGCGGTGTGGCCATCAAAATACAGGCCAATGTCTCTAATGATGAAGATGTCAAACGTATGGTAAAAACAGTCGTTGATGAATTCGGACGTCTGGATATCCTTGTCAACAATGCAGGGATTACGAAGGATAATCTTTTGATGAGAATGAAAGAAGAAGAATTTGATTCAGTGATTGATACGAACTTGAAAGGCGTTTTCCTCTGTACTAAAGGGGTGACACGTCAGATGATGAAGCAGAAATATGGACGTATCATCAATGTGGCTTCAATCGTAGGTGTTTCCGGGAATCCAGGGCAGGCGAATTACGTCGCTGCTAAAGCTGGTGTAATCGGGATGACGAAATCGAACGCTAAAGAATTGGCAGCTAGAAACATCCAGGTAAACGCGGTTGCCCCGGGATATATCGCTACAGATATGACAGATGCCCTTACAGACGAGCAGCGTGAGCAGATGCTTGCCCTGATTCCGCTGAAGCGTCTAGGAGAAGGACAGGATGTGGCACGCGTTGTGCGTTTCCTAGCTTCTGAAGATGCGGCATACATGACAGGTCAAACATTACATGTCGATGGTGGTATGGTCATGTAA
- the fapR gene encoding transcription factor FapR gives MKKSKKVRQEELKAKIDHTPFITDEELAKTFGVSIQTIRLDRMELGIPELRQRIKSVATQEWNETVKALPVEEIIGEVVDLELDDRAISILDIRPEHVFSRNHIARGHYLFAQANSLAVALINDELALTAQSEITFTRPVKLGERVVAKATVKGEDEKGRTLVNVHSYVGNEEVFAGTFEMYRSNQQKEMDRE, from the coding sequence ATGAAGAAGTCTAAAAAAGTACGTCAGGAAGAATTGAAAGCGAAAATAGACCATACCCCCTTCATTACAGACGAAGAACTAGCAAAGACATTCGGGGTCAGCATTCAGACGATAAGGCTCGATCGAATGGAACTCGGAATTCCGGAATTACGGCAAAGGATCAAGTCGGTCGCCACGCAGGAATGGAATGAAACAGTGAAAGCTTTGCCTGTGGAAGAAATCATCGGAGAAGTGGTCGACCTGGAACTGGACGACCGTGCCATTTCGATTTTGGACATCCGCCCGGAACATGTTTTTTCCAGAAACCATATCGCCAGAGGCCACTATTTATTTGCACAGGCAAACTCTCTTGCCGTCGCCTTGATCAATGATGAACTCGCGCTTACTGCGCAGTCGGAGATTACATTCACACGGCCAGTAAAGCTTGGAGAACGAGTGGTGGCCAAAGCGACGGTCAAAGGGGAAGATGAAAAGGGGCGAACACTTGTGAATGTGCATAGTTACGTAGGTAACGAAGAAGTATTTGCGGGTACGTTTGAGATGTATCGTTCGAACCAACAGAAGGAGATGGATCGAGAATGA
- a CDS encoding DUF1128 domain-containing protein → MSLQEANQENLEVIINDMAEKLQVVNRSLMDPEDYDLNKYEEIKSLHDIIEMKGSLSVSEIQVFVQELGQYRK, encoded by the coding sequence TTGAGTTTACAAGAAGCTAACCAAGAAAACTTAGAAGTCATCATCAATGATATGGCAGAAAAACTGCAGGTCGTGAACCGTTCCCTTATGGACCCAGAGGACTACGATCTCAACAAATATGAAGAAATCAAATCTCTTCACGACATTATTGAAATGAAGGGTTCACTGAGTGTTTCTGAAATCCAGGTATTCGTTCAGGAACTTGGACAATACAGAAAATAA
- the rnc gene encoding ribonuclease III, which translates to MDDFSSFQKKINLQFNDISLLEQAFTHSSYVNEHRKTDREDNERLEFLGDAVLELGVSQYLYREFPDMAEGELTKFRASIVCEVSLVEFANELNFQDLILLGKGEELTGGRNRPALLADVFEAFIGALYLDQGYDAVIQFLRTYVYPKVKKGAFSHAMDFKSQLQEFIQRDKNSKIEYEIVEERGPAHSREFIAHVLIQDEIGGIGVGRTKKEAEQKAAQQALENQGAHL; encoded by the coding sequence ATGGATGATTTTTCCAGTTTCCAGAAAAAGATAAACTTACAATTTAATGATATCTCGTTACTGGAACAGGCTTTTACACATTCATCATATGTGAATGAGCATCGGAAAACCGATCGGGAGGATAATGAACGGCTGGAATTCTTGGGAGATGCCGTTCTTGAACTAGGAGTCTCTCAGTATTTGTACCGGGAGTTCCCGGACATGGCTGAAGGAGAGCTTACGAAGTTCAGAGCCTCGATTGTGTGTGAAGTCTCATTAGTGGAATTTGCAAATGAGCTGAATTTCCAAGACCTGATTTTACTTGGTAAAGGAGAAGAGCTGACAGGAGGTCGCAACCGACCAGCATTGCTTGCTGATGTTTTTGAAGCGTTTATCGGAGCTCTTTATTTAGACCAGGGTTATGATGCAGTTATACAGTTCTTAAGAACGTATGTGTATCCAAAAGTGAAAAAAGGTGCTTTTTCTCATGCGATGGATTTCAAAAGTCAGCTACAAGAATTTATTCAACGGGATAAGAACAGCAAAATTGAATATGAAATCGTTGAAGAGAGAGGACCTGCACACAGCCGTGAGTTTATCGCGCATGTATTGATCCAGGATGAGATTGGCGGGATTGGTGTAGGCCGTACAAAGAAAGAAGCGGAACAAAAAGCGGCTCAGCAAGCATTGGAAAACCAAGGAGCCCATTTATAA
- the sdaAA gene encoding L-serine ammonia-lyase, iron-sulfur-dependent, subunit alpha codes for MFRNVAELVELAESENIQISEVMIRQEMEVKQLTREQVFSQMERNLDVMEKAIEDGLKGVKSHSGLTGGDAVLIQNYMKNHTPLSGNLLMDAVSKAVATNEVNAAMGTICATPTAGSAGCVPGTLFAVKNQLNPTREQMVRYLFTSGAFGFVVANNASISGAAGGCQAEVGSAAGMAAAAIVEMAGGTPSQSAEAMAITLKNMLGLICDPVAGLVEVPCVKRNAMGSSNAVVAADMALAGVTSRIPCDEVIDAMYKVGQRMPSAFRETAQGGLAATPTGRELEAKVYGISLKKE; via the coding sequence ATGTTTCGAAATGTCGCTGAACTCGTAGAATTAGCAGAAAGTGAAAATATCCAAATCTCTGAAGTTATGATTCGTCAGGAGATGGAAGTGAAACAACTAACGAGGGAGCAAGTGTTCTCTCAAATGGAAAGAAACCTCGATGTTATGGAAAAAGCGATTGAGGATGGCTTGAAAGGTGTTAAATCTCACAGTGGATTGACAGGTGGAGATGCGGTACTCATCCAAAACTACATGAAAAACCATACCCCATTATCCGGAAACCTTCTTATGGATGCAGTCAGTAAAGCTGTTGCAACTAATGAAGTAAACGCAGCAATGGGAACCATCTGTGCTACTCCTACTGCAGGAAGCGCAGGTTGTGTTCCCGGAACCCTATTTGCTGTAAAAAATCAACTGAACCCTACACGTGAACAAATGGTTCGTTACTTGTTTACTTCAGGTGCCTTTGGATTTGTGGTTGCCAATAATGCTTCTATCTCCGGAGCGGCAGGAGGCTGTCAGGCAGAAGTCGGTTCAGCTGCTGGAATGGCTGCTGCTGCAATCGTTGAAATGGCTGGGGGAACTCCTTCACAATCTGCCGAAGCGATGGCTATTACTTTGAAGAACATGCTCGGACTTATTTGTGATCCGGTTGCAGGCCTGGTAGAAGTGCCGTGTGTGAAGAGGAATGCTATGGGCTCCTCCAACGCAGTTGTAGCTGCGGATATGGCTCTTGCGGGTGTGACGAGTCGAATTCCTTGTGATGAGGTTATAGATGCGATGTACAAAGTCGGACAGCGCATGCCGTCAGCGTTCAGGGAAACCGCACAAGGAGGACTTGCAGCAACACCAACAGGACGTGAATTAGAAGCCAAAGTGTACGGAATATCGTTGAAGAAAGAGTGA
- the fabD gene encoding ACP S-malonyltransferase codes for MKRIACVFPGQGSQEVGMGKAMYEAYPAVKQLFDEADEALGYSLTRLMFEGPSEELTKTENAQPALLLNSIAIQRVLQQEGVAPAMTAGHSLGEYSALVAAGALDPMEAVQLVHVRGKLMEEAYPTGMGTMAAVLGLSQEEIEEVLRDFDGELAVDLANINCPGQIVISGTKEGVEKASEQLSEAGAKRVLPLNVSGPFHSRLMKSASDDFADHLSETTIHDADVPVYANVTAAPVTNAEEIEKLLVEQLYSPVRFQQILEAFVEEDVEAIVEVGQGKVLSGLVRKVKRRMKTFSVQDPDSLETFIDWYKEES; via the coding sequence ATGAAGCGAATCGCATGTGTTTTTCCTGGGCAAGGGTCTCAGGAAGTAGGAATGGGGAAGGCGATGTATGAGGCTTATCCTGCGGTGAAACAATTGTTTGATGAAGCGGATGAAGCCCTTGGTTATTCTTTGACTCGTTTAATGTTCGAAGGACCCTCAGAAGAATTAACAAAAACAGAAAATGCTCAGCCGGCATTACTATTGAATAGTATAGCCATTCAACGAGTACTACAGCAAGAAGGGGTGGCTCCTGCTATGACGGCAGGTCACAGTCTTGGAGAGTACAGTGCTTTGGTTGCAGCGGGAGCACTGGATCCAATGGAAGCTGTTCAGCTTGTTCATGTCCGTGGAAAGTTGATGGAGGAAGCATATCCAACAGGGATGGGAACGATGGCGGCTGTACTTGGTCTGTCACAAGAAGAAATAGAAGAAGTTCTGCGTGACTTTGACGGGGAGCTGGCCGTGGACCTTGCCAATATCAATTGTCCAGGTCAAATTGTCATTTCTGGTACAAAGGAAGGCGTGGAGAAGGCTTCTGAGCAATTGTCAGAGGCAGGGGCGAAGCGTGTACTTCCACTCAATGTCAGTGGTCCATTCCATTCCCGTCTTATGAAATCAGCTAGTGATGATTTTGCTGACCATTTGTCTGAAACGACCATCCATGACGCTGATGTCCCTGTGTATGCGAACGTAACGGCAGCGCCAGTGACAAATGCTGAAGAAATAGAAAAGCTTCTCGTGGAGCAACTTTACTCACCTGTAAGGTTTCAACAAATCCTTGAGGCATTTGTCGAGGAAGATGTCGAAGCTATTGTAGAAGTTGGACAAGGGAAAGTGTTGAGTGGCCTTGTTAGAAAAGTGAAACGTCGCATGAAAACGTTCAGCGTGCAAGACCCAGATTCACTGGAAACATTCATCGATTGGTATAAGGAGGAATCGTAA
- the plsX gene encoding phosphate acyltransferase PlsX: MKLAIDAMGGDNAPEAIVKGAVQAADTIDGLEITLVGDEAQIKPFLTGQSNVSILHTTEVITADDEPVRAVRRKKQSSMVLTATEVKEGRADGCISAGNTGALMSAGLFVVGRMKGVDRPALSPTLPTSDGKGFLMLDVGANVDAKPDHLLQYAVIGSIYAENVRKIKQPRVGLLNVGTEDGKGSDLTKKAFDLMKEAPINFVGNVEARDLLEGVADVVVTDGFTGNVTLKTIEGTAMTMFSMIKQTFMSNFKTKIAAGLAKNDLRNLKAQLDYSEYGGAGLFGLAAPVIKAHGSSNDQAVLNAIRQACHMIELDVTNTISATLSKMNKEEDES; this comes from the coding sequence ATGAAGCTAGCCATTGACGCTATGGGCGGTGACAACGCTCCTGAAGCGATCGTAAAAGGAGCCGTCCAGGCCGCAGACACAATTGACGGCTTGGAAATCACTCTTGTAGGTGATGAAGCACAAATCAAACCTTTTTTAACAGGGCAGTCGAATGTGTCCATATTACATACAACAGAAGTCATTACAGCAGATGATGAACCGGTAAGAGCCGTAAGGAGAAAGAAGCAGTCCTCTATGGTTCTCACTGCAACTGAAGTGAAAGAAGGACGGGCGGATGGTTGCATATCCGCTGGAAATACAGGGGCCTTGATGAGTGCAGGGTTGTTTGTCGTCGGTCGCATGAAGGGTGTGGATAGGCCTGCCCTCAGTCCAACCCTTCCAACATCAGATGGCAAAGGATTCCTTATGCTGGATGTCGGGGCGAACGTGGATGCCAAGCCTGATCACTTATTGCAATATGCAGTGATTGGAAGTATCTATGCTGAAAATGTACGCAAAATCAAACAACCGAGGGTCGGTCTTTTAAATGTCGGTACGGAAGATGGCAAAGGTAGTGACTTGACCAAAAAAGCGTTTGATCTGATGAAGGAAGCTCCAATCAATTTCGTCGGAAACGTCGAGGCTCGTGATTTACTTGAAGGTGTAGCCGATGTAGTCGTGACTGATGGGTTCACAGGTAATGTAACCTTGAAGACGATTGAAGGAACGGCAATGACGATGTTTTCGATGATCAAGCAAACATTTATGAGTAACTTTAAAACTAAAATTGCAGCTGGCTTAGCAAAAAATGATTTGCGGAATTTAAAAGCCCAACTCGATTATAGTGAATATGGCGGAGCGGGGTTATTTGGTTTGGCCGCGCCTGTTATTAAAGCACACGGCTCTTCCAATGATCAAGCTGTATTGAATGCGATCCGTCAGGCTTGCCACATGATTGAGCTTGATGTAACGAATACAATTTCCGCAACACTTTCTAAAATGAACAAAGAGGAGGATGAATCATGA
- the cysI gene encoding assimilatory sulfite reductase (NADPH) hemoprotein subunit has translation MAENKIFRPEGPPDDMERIKEESRLLRGTLVDSFQDQISASIPEDDTKLLKFHGSYMQDDRDLRNERRKQKLEPAYQFMVRVRLPGGVATPGQWLTMDSLADEYGNGTMKLTTRQTFQLHGILKWNMKNSIQAMNEALLDSIAACGDVNRNVMANVNPDQSPFHAEVYQFAKQISEHLLPKTRAYHEIWLDEEKVIDGQKEEEPIYGSHYLPRKFKIGVAVPPSNDVDVFSQDLGFISVEKNGRLIGFNVVVGGGMGMTHGDETTYPQLGRVIGFCPKEKGKDVAEKILTIQRDYGNRSNRKNARFKYTVDRLGVDWICEELNRRTGWELEEAKPYHFTHNGDRYGWMKGEDGDWHHTFFIQNGRIKDEDTYLLKEGLREIAELGLGEFRLTPNQNVTLSKIKEESKPEIEAVIEEYGLSEGKQNSALRRNSMACVAMPTCGLAMAESERYLPSLIDQIEGVLDEVGLRNEEITIRMSGCPNGCSRPALAEIGFIGKAPGKYNLYLGAGFAGDRLNKLYRENIGEREILEELKPLLVHYAKQREDDERFGDFVIRKGYIQPVASGLDFHS, from the coding sequence GTGGCTGAAAACAAAATCTTTAGGCCAGAAGGTCCACCGGATGACATGGAGAGGATTAAAGAAGAAAGTCGTCTTTTAAGAGGTACGCTCGTGGATAGTTTTCAAGACCAGATCAGTGCGAGTATCCCCGAGGATGATACGAAACTACTGAAATTCCACGGGAGTTACATGCAGGATGATCGTGATTTGAGGAATGAGCGGAGAAAGCAGAAGTTAGAGCCCGCTTATCAATTCATGGTCCGGGTACGTCTTCCAGGGGGTGTAGCGACGCCGGGTCAATGGTTAACGATGGATTCGTTAGCGGATGAATATGGAAATGGAACCATGAAACTTACCACAAGGCAGACCTTCCAGCTCCACGGAATACTGAAGTGGAACATGAAAAACAGCATACAGGCAATGAATGAGGCGTTGTTAGATTCCATTGCTGCGTGTGGGGATGTCAATCGTAATGTCATGGCAAACGTGAATCCGGATCAATCCCCTTTTCACGCGGAAGTCTATCAGTTTGCGAAACAAATAAGTGAACATTTACTCCCTAAGACCAGAGCGTACCATGAAATCTGGCTTGATGAAGAAAAAGTGATTGATGGCCAAAAGGAAGAAGAGCCGATCTATGGCTCCCACTACCTGCCTCGGAAATTCAAAATCGGTGTCGCTGTTCCCCCTTCCAATGATGTGGACGTCTTCTCACAGGATCTCGGTTTCATATCCGTTGAAAAAAATGGGAGGCTGATCGGTTTCAATGTTGTTGTCGGTGGAGGAATGGGCATGACCCATGGGGATGAGACGACATACCCTCAACTAGGGCGCGTCATCGGTTTCTGTCCGAAAGAAAAAGGAAAAGATGTCGCTGAAAAAATCCTGACGATACAACGTGATTACGGAAACCGTTCGAATCGGAAGAACGCTCGTTTCAAATACACCGTAGATCGTCTTGGGGTGGATTGGATCTGCGAGGAATTGAACCGTAGAACAGGGTGGGAGCTGGAAGAGGCGAAACCCTATCATTTTACTCATAATGGTGATCGGTATGGATGGATGAAAGGGGAGGATGGGGATTGGCACCATACATTTTTCATCCAAAATGGACGCATTAAGGATGAGGACACCTATTTATTAAAGGAAGGATTAAGGGAAATTGCTGAACTGGGACTTGGGGAGTTCAGGCTGACCCCCAATCAGAATGTTACGCTTTCTAAGATAAAGGAAGAGAGTAAACCAGAAATAGAAGCCGTGATAGAAGAATATGGGTTATCGGAAGGAAAGCAAAATTCTGCATTAAGAAGGAATTCCATGGCCTGTGTAGCAATGCCTACTTGTGGGCTGGCCATGGCAGAATCGGAAAGGTATCTCCCTTCACTGATTGATCAAATAGAAGGAGTCTTGGATGAAGTGGGCTTGAGAAATGAAGAAATTACTATAAGAATGTCAGGTTGTCCGAACGGATGTTCACGCCCAGCCCTTGCGGAAATTGGTTTTATCGGTAAAGCTCCTGGTAAATACAACCTCTATTTAGGAGCCGGGTTTGCAGGGGATAGACTAAATAAACTGTACCGTGAAAATATTGGAGAAAGAGAAATCTTAGAAGAGTTAAAACCATTACTTGTTCATTATGCGAAGCAGCGGGAAGATGATGAAAGGTTTGGAGATTTTGTCATACGCAAAGGGTACATCCAACCGGTGGCTTCAGGTCTAGATTTTCATTCATAA